A region of Streptomyces cinnamoneus DNA encodes the following proteins:
- the rpsP gene encoding 30S ribosomal protein S16, producing the protein MAVKIKLKRLGKIRSPHYRIVVADSRTRRDGRAIEEIGLYHPVQNPSRIEVNSERAQYWLSVGAQPTEPVLAILKVTGDWQKFKGLPAPAPMLVAEPKKDHSGLFDAVVSAADESKGEAITPKAKKSEKKDEAAEAAESAESTEA; encoded by the coding sequence GTGGCAGTCAAGATCAAGCTGAAGCGTCTGGGCAAGATCCGTTCGCCTCACTACCGCATCGTCGTCGCCGACTCCCGTACCCGCCGTGACGGCCGGGCCATCGAGGAGATCGGTCTGTACCACCCGGTGCAGAACCCCTCGCGCATCGAGGTCAACAGCGAGCGTGCCCAGTACTGGCTGAGCGTCGGCGCGCAGCCGACCGAGCCCGTGCTGGCCATCCTGAAGGTCACCGGCGACTGGCAGAAGTTCAAGGGTCTGCCGGCCCCCGCCCCGATGCTCGTCGCCGAGCCGAAGAAGGACCACAGCGGTCTCTTCGACGCCGTCGTGAGCGCCGCGGACGAGTCGAAGGGTGAGGCCATCACCCCGAAGGCGAAGAAGTCGGAGAAGAAGGACGAGGCCGCCGAGGCTGCCGAGTCCGCTGAGTCGACCGAGGCCTGA
- a CDS encoding RNA-binding protein produces MLEEALEHLVKGIVDNPDDVQIASRNLRRGRVLEVRVHPDDLGKVIGRNGRTARALRTVVGAIGGRGIRVDLVDVDQVR; encoded by the coding sequence ATGCTCGAGGAGGCCCTTGAGCACCTCGTGAAGGGCATCGTCGACAACCCCGACGACGTGCAGATCGCCTCGCGCAATCTGCGTCGTGGGCGTGTGCTGGAGGTCCGGGTCCACCCCGACGACCTCGGCAAGGTGATCGGCCGCAACGGCCGTACCGCCCGCGCGCTGCGTACCGTCGTGGGCGCCATCGGCGGCCGTGGCATCCGTGTCGACCTCGTCGATGTGGACCAGGTCCGCTGA
- the rimM gene encoding ribosome maturation factor RimM (Essential for efficient processing of 16S rRNA): MQLVVGRIGRAHGIKGEVTVEVRTDEPELRLGPGAVLATDPAGAGPLTIETGRVHSGRLLLRFAGVADRTAAEALRNTLLIADVDPDETPDDPEEFYDHQLMDLDVVTVDGAAVGRIAEIAHLPSQDLFIVERPDGGEVMIPFVNEIVVEIDLEGQRAVVDPPRGLLDADQAEVASSRDESGTGEDGAARDGDAEDES; the protein is encoded by the coding sequence GTGCAGCTGGTAGTCGGGAGGATCGGCCGCGCCCATGGCATCAAGGGCGAGGTCACCGTTGAGGTGCGCACGGACGAGCCCGAACTGCGGCTCGGACCGGGCGCCGTGCTGGCCACGGACCCGGCGGGTGCGGGGCCGCTGACCATCGAGACCGGCCGGGTGCACAGCGGGCGGCTGCTGCTGCGGTTCGCCGGCGTGGCCGACCGCACCGCCGCCGAGGCGCTGCGCAACACACTGCTGATCGCCGACGTCGACCCCGACGAGACTCCCGACGACCCCGAGGAGTTCTACGACCACCAGCTGATGGACCTCGACGTCGTCACCGTCGACGGCGCGGCCGTCGGCCGGATCGCGGAGATCGCCCATCTGCCGTCACAGGACCTCTTCATCGTGGAGCGTCCCGACGGCGGCGAGGTGATGATCCCGTTCGTCAACGAGATCGTCGTGGAGATCGACCTGGAGGGGCAGCGGGCCGTCGTCGACCCGCCGCGCGGCCTGCTGGACGCCGACCAGGCCGAGGTCGCGAGCTCCCGCGACGAGAGCGGCACCGGTGAGGACGGCGCCGCCCGTGACGGGGACGCGGAGGACGAGTCCTGA
- the trmD gene encoding tRNA (guanosine(37)-N1)-methyltransferase TrmD — MRLDVVTIFPEYLEPLNVSLVGKARARGQLDVRVHDLREWTHDKHNTVDDTPYGGGPGMVMKPEPWGEALDSIIESGEGQPTIVVPTPSGKPFTQELAVELSEKPWLVFTPARYEGIDRRVIEEYAERVDVREVSIGDYVLAGGEAPVLVMVEAVARLLPGVLGNAESHRDDSFAPGAMADLLEGPVYTKPPEWRGRGIPEVLLSGHHGKIARWRRDEAFRRTAVNRPDLLERADPGAFDKKDREMLSILGWAPGADGRFGRLGQDVEE; from the coding sequence ATGCGCCTCGACGTCGTCACGATCTTCCCCGAGTACCTCGAACCGCTGAACGTCTCGCTCGTCGGCAAGGCCCGCGCCCGCGGCCAGCTCGACGTGCGCGTGCACGACCTGCGGGAGTGGACGCACGACAAGCACAACACCGTCGACGACACCCCCTACGGCGGCGGCCCCGGCATGGTCATGAAGCCGGAGCCCTGGGGCGAGGCCCTCGACTCGATCATCGAATCCGGTGAGGGGCAGCCGACGATCGTCGTCCCGACGCCCAGCGGCAAGCCCTTCACCCAGGAACTCGCCGTCGAGCTGTCCGAGAAGCCGTGGCTGGTCTTCACCCCCGCCCGCTACGAGGGCATCGACCGCCGGGTCATCGAGGAGTACGCCGAACGGGTCGACGTCCGCGAGGTCTCCATCGGTGACTACGTGCTCGCCGGCGGCGAGGCTCCGGTGCTGGTCATGGTGGAGGCCGTCGCCCGGCTGCTGCCGGGGGTGCTCGGCAACGCCGAGTCGCACCGCGACGACTCCTTCGCGCCCGGCGCCATGGCCGACCTGCTGGAAGGGCCCGTCTACACCAAGCCGCCCGAGTGGCGCGGCCGCGGCATCCCCGAGGTGCTGCTCAGCGGCCACCACGGCAAGATCGCCCGCTGGCGCCGCGACGAGGCGTTCCGGCGCACGGCCGTGAACCGGCCGGACCTCCTGGAGCGCGCCGACCCCGGGGCCTTCGACAAGAAGGACCGCGAAATGCTCTCCATCCTGGGCTGGGCGCCCGGCGCCGACGGCCGATTTGGGCGACTGGGCCAGGACGTGGAAGAATAA
- the rplS gene encoding 50S ribosomal protein L19, producing the protein MSSLLDNVNAASLRTDVPAFRPGDTVNVHVRVIEGNRSRIQQFKGVVIRRQGAGISETFTVRKVSFSVGVERTFPVHSPIFEKVELITRGDVRRAKLYYLRELRGKAAKIKEKRDN; encoded by the coding sequence ATGTCCTCCCTGCTCGACAACGTCAACGCCGCGTCCCTGCGCACCGACGTCCCGGCCTTCCGCCCCGGCGACACCGTGAACGTCCACGTTCGCGTCATCGAGGGCAACCGCTCCCGTATCCAGCAGTTCAAGGGCGTCGTCATCCGCCGCCAGGGCGCGGGCATCAGCGAGACCTTCACGGTCCGCAAGGTCTCCTTCTCCGTCGGCGTCGAGCGCACCTTCCCGGTGCACAGCCCGATCTTCGAGAAGGTCGAGCTGATCACCCGCGGTGACGTCCGTCGCGCCAAGCTGTACTACCTCCGTGAGCTGCGCGGCAAGGCCGCGAAGATCAAGGAGAAGCGCGACAACTGA
- the lepB gene encoding signal peptidase I, whose product MDTDAQLPERDRSPEPEGVKEQGSRSSRFPPASPRSRPAAAWRWLTGGGPLRRAGLLLTVCLVSLLLVSNYLVQPFLVPSGSMRGTLEVGDRVLVDKLAYRFGDAPRRGDVVVFDGRESFVQDAPSENVVTALIRRGASAVGLMQPAPTSYVKRVVGVGGDRVRCCDRRGLLEVNGHPVLEDYLYPGDAPSQVPFDIVVPEGKLWVMGDHRSDSRDSRDHLGEPGGGTVPVDRVIGRVDWIGWPLDRMTSLRQTGAFADVPDPGRGAGHGGIPHG is encoded by the coding sequence ATGGACACCGACGCACAGCTTCCGGAGCGCGACCGCTCTCCCGAACCCGAAGGGGTGAAGGAGCAGGGGTCGCGCTCCTCGCGTTTTCCCCCGGCGTCCCCCCGGAGCCGGCCCGCCGCCGCGTGGCGGTGGCTCACCGGCGGCGGGCCCCTGCGCCGGGCCGGGCTGCTGCTGACCGTCTGCCTGGTCTCGTTGCTCCTGGTCAGCAACTACCTCGTGCAGCCCTTCCTCGTGCCCAGCGGCTCGATGCGCGGCACCCTCGAGGTGGGCGACCGGGTGCTGGTCGACAAGCTCGCCTACCGCTTCGGGGACGCCCCGCGCCGCGGTGACGTGGTCGTCTTCGACGGCCGGGAGTCCTTCGTCCAGGACGCCCCCTCGGAGAACGTCGTGACCGCGCTGATCCGCCGGGGCGCCTCCGCGGTCGGCCTGATGCAGCCGGCGCCGACCTCCTACGTCAAGCGGGTCGTGGGCGTCGGCGGCGACCGGGTCAGGTGCTGCGACCGGCGCGGACTGCTGGAGGTCAACGGGCATCCGGTGCTGGAGGACTATCTGTACCCGGGGGACGCCCCGTCGCAGGTGCCGTTCGACATCGTCGTGCCGGAGGGCAAGCTATGGGTCATGGGTGACCACCGAAGCGACTCCCGTGACTCCCGTGACCACCTGGGCGAGCCCGGCGGTGGCACGGTCCCGGTCGACCGGGTCATCGGGCGCGTCGACTGGATCGGCTGGCCGCTGGACCGGATGACCTCGCTCCGGCAGACCGGCGCCTTCGCGGACGTACCGGATCCGGGCCGGGGGGCCGGGCACGGCGGGATCCCGCATGGGTAG
- the lepB gene encoding signal peptidase I, translating to MGSRGRTHAPTHARTREADGERAGAAPQTGGRAERRKAARRVKRRRRRSVVKEVPILMGVAVLITLVLKTFLLQAFVIPSGSMEQTIRIGDRVLVDKLTPWFGSRPERGDVVVFKDPGHWLEGEQSSSGSDPVGIKQGKQLLTFIGLLPSADERDLIKRVVGVGGDTVKCCDVDGRVTVNGTPLLEPYLHPGNPPSQLKFEVEVPRGRIFVMGDHRSNSADSRYHLDEPGHGTVAESQVVGRAVVIAWPFGHVRQLAEPDTYASVRDAPRASARTDVSPHNGTLTDRQGLLRLPTPAELSLVMGVVGLRRVCDRRERGVRSGRGGFGGRRTFRPRRAREAPRDG from the coding sequence ATGGGTAGCCGGGGGCGGACCCACGCACCGACGCACGCCCGTACGCGGGAGGCGGACGGGGAGCGCGCCGGGGCCGCGCCCCAGACCGGCGGACGGGCGGAGCGGCGCAAGGCCGCCCGGCGGGTGAAGCGGCGGCGGCGCAGGTCGGTGGTCAAGGAGGTGCCGATCCTCATGGGCGTGGCGGTGCTGATCACACTGGTGCTCAAGACCTTCCTCTTGCAGGCCTTCGTCATCCCGTCCGGCTCCATGGAGCAGACCATCCGCATCGGTGACCGGGTGCTGGTGGACAAGCTGACGCCCTGGTTCGGCTCCCGGCCGGAGCGGGGGGACGTCGTCGTCTTCAAGGACCCGGGGCACTGGCTGGAGGGCGAGCAGTCGTCGTCCGGCTCCGACCCGGTGGGGATCAAGCAGGGCAAGCAGTTGCTGACCTTCATCGGCCTGCTGCCCTCCGCCGACGAACGGGACCTGATCAAGCGCGTGGTCGGCGTGGGTGGCGACACGGTCAAGTGCTGCGACGTCGACGGGCGGGTCACGGTCAACGGCACGCCGCTCCTGGAGCCGTACCTGCACCCCGGAAACCCACCCTCCCAGCTGAAGTTCGAGGTCGAGGTCCCCCGAGGGCGGATCTTCGTCATGGGCGACCACCGCTCGAACTCGGCGGACTCGCGCTACCACCTGGACGAACCCGGCCACGGCACCGTGGCGGAAAGCCAGGTGGTGGGCCGTGCGGTGGTGATCGCCTGGCCCTTCGGGCACGTGCGGCAGCTGGCGGAACCGGACACCTACGCCTCGGTGCGGGACGCGCCGCGCGCGAGCGCACGAACGGACGTATCGCCGCATAACGGAACCCTCACGGATCGGCAAGGATTGCTTCGTCTCCCGACCCCTGCGGAACTCTCGCTCGTTATGGGAGTGGTGGGCCTGCGTCGTGTGTGCGACAGGCGGGAGCGTGGAGTAAGGAGTGGACGTGGGGGATTTGGCGGTCGGCGCACGTTCCGGCCACGGAGAGCCCGAGAAGCGCCCCGGGACGGCTGA
- the lepB gene encoding signal peptidase I codes for MAVGARSGHGEPEKRPGTAEEPHRRAPAGAAPEGARSHATYGPAGPESDGGTVTTPGDDPAGPGGTAGRDPGHRDGPGDGAPGGRKDEKKHRSFWKELPLLIGIALLLALLIKTFLVQAFSIPSESMQNTLQRGDRVLVDKLTPWFGSRPERGEVVVFHDPGGWLGESPSAETGPVAEGFQKVLSFIGLMPSAEEKDLIKRVIAVGGDTVECKGDNDPVVVNGKALKEPYVYPGNTPCGDKPFGPITVPKGRIWVMGDHRQDSLDSRWHQELAYQGTVSEDDVVGRAIVVAWPLNRWATLPVPDTFDQPGLAAAAAAAPAALGLAGAVPLVLWRRRRALGQDAPAASAGRPEQAAPRG; via the coding sequence TTGGCGGTCGGCGCACGTTCCGGCCACGGAGAGCCCGAGAAGCGCCCCGGGACGGCTGAGGAGCCGCACCGCCGGGCGCCGGCGGGTGCGGCGCCGGAAGGGGCCAGGTCCCACGCGACGTACGGGCCGGCCGGGCCGGAAAGCGACGGTGGCACAGTGACGACACCCGGCGACGACCCCGCCGGCCCCGGCGGAACGGCCGGGCGGGACCCGGGACACCGGGACGGCCCCGGGGACGGGGCGCCGGGCGGGAGGAAGGACGAGAAGAAGCACCGGTCCTTCTGGAAGGAGCTGCCGCTCCTCATCGGGATCGCCCTGCTCCTCGCGCTGCTGATCAAGACCTTCCTGGTGCAGGCGTTCTCCATCCCGTCCGAGTCGATGCAGAACACCCTCCAGCGGGGCGACCGGGTGCTGGTGGACAAGCTGACCCCCTGGTTCGGCTCCCGGCCCGAGCGCGGCGAGGTGGTGGTCTTCCACGACCCGGGCGGCTGGCTCGGCGAGAGCCCGAGCGCAGAGACCGGGCCGGTGGCCGAGGGCTTCCAGAAGGTGCTCAGCTTCATCGGCCTGATGCCCTCCGCCGAGGAGAAGGACCTGATCAAGCGGGTCATCGCGGTCGGCGGGGACACCGTCGAGTGCAAGGGCGACAACGACCCGGTCGTGGTCAACGGCAAGGCGCTCAAGGAGCCCTACGTCTACCCCGGCAACACCCCCTGCGGCGACAAGCCCTTCGGCCCGATCACGGTGCCCAAGGGCCGGATCTGGGTGATGGGCGACCACCGGCAGGACTCCCTCGACTCGCGCTGGCACCAGGAGCTGGCGTACCAGGGCACGGTCTCGGAGGACGACGTGGTCGGGCGGGCGATCGTCGTCGCCTGGCCGCTGAACCGCTGGGCCACCCTGCCCGTCCCGGACACCTTCGACCAGCCGGGGCTGGCCGCGGCGGCCGCCGCCGCGCCCGCCGCGCTGGGGCTCGCGGGCGCGGTGCCGCTGGTGCTGTGGCGCCGGCGCCGGGCTCTTGGCCAGGACGCGCCGGCCGCGTCGGCCGGCCGTCCGGAGCAGGCGGCTCCGAGGGGCTGA
- the lepB gene encoding signal peptidase I produces MSDGRRAEEHAGHGSGADGRGRTGRVLSGLVVAVGCVLFFGGFAWAAVLYRPFTVPTDSMEPTIGRGERVLAQRIDGDEVRRGDVVVFRDKVWGDSPMLKRVVGVGGDKVACCDARGRLTIDGEPVEEPYLRSQGPASPTPFSATVPEGRLFLLGDHRADSLDSRTHMADGGQGAVERGAVEARVEAIAWPSSSWGMLERPGSFGALPGGTSQPGPLPLTVASVIAGAVCILGGAAYGPVAGLLARRGKAVRPDG; encoded by the coding sequence GTGAGCGACGGCCGGCGTGCCGAGGAGCACGCGGGCCACGGGTCGGGTGCCGACGGCCGCGGCCGCACGGGCAGGGTGCTGTCCGGGCTGGTCGTGGCCGTCGGCTGTGTGCTCTTCTTCGGCGGCTTCGCCTGGGCCGCCGTGCTGTACCGGCCGTTCACCGTGCCCACCGACTCGATGGAGCCCACCATCGGGCGCGGTGAGCGGGTCCTCGCCCAGCGCATCGACGGCGACGAGGTGCGCCGGGGCGACGTGGTGGTCTTCCGGGACAAGGTCTGGGGGGACTCGCCGATGCTCAAGCGGGTCGTCGGCGTCGGCGGCGACAAGGTCGCGTGCTGCGACGCGCGGGGCCGGCTGACGATCGACGGCGAGCCCGTCGAGGAGCCGTACCTCCGGTCGCAGGGCCCGGCCTCGCCCACCCCCTTCTCCGCCACCGTGCCCGAGGGCCGGCTCTTCCTCCTCGGCGACCACCGCGCCGACTCCCTGGACTCGCGCACCCACATGGCCGACGGCGGTCAGGGCGCGGTGGAGCGCGGGGCGGTCGAGGCGCGGGTGGAGGCGATCGCCTGGCCCTCCTCGTCCTGGGGCATGCTGGAGCGGCCCGGCTCCTTCGGGGCGCTGCCGGGCGGCACGTCGCAGCCGGGGCCGCTGCCGCTGACGGTGGCGTCCGTGATCGCGGGCGCGGTGTGCATCCTGGGGGGTGCGGCGTACGGGCCGGTGGCCGGTCTGCTGGCGCGGCGCGGGAAGGCGGTGAGGCCCGATGGATGA
- a CDS encoding NUDIX hydrolase — MDEAVDPRGPRSPRRAARVILLDPHDRILLLQGYEPDDPATTWWFTPGGGLEGDEDWEAAARRELAEETGITEVDLGPVLWLRSCSFPFAGRRWDQDERYFLARTRQEPTWTGGGTELERRSLMALRWWTCAELLATRETVYPTRLAGLLRTLLDEGPPSSPVLLETERA, encoded by the coding sequence ATGGATGAGGCCGTGGATCCCCGGGGGCCGCGCTCGCCGCGCAGGGCGGCCCGGGTGATCCTGCTCGACCCGCACGACCGGATCCTGCTGCTCCAGGGCTACGAGCCCGACGACCCGGCGACCACGTGGTGGTTCACTCCCGGCGGCGGGCTGGAGGGGGACGAGGACTGGGAGGCGGCGGCGCGCCGGGAGCTGGCCGAGGAGACCGGGATCACAGAGGTCGACCTGGGGCCGGTGCTGTGGCTGCGGAGCTGTTCCTTCCCCTTCGCCGGGCGCCGCTGGGACCAGGACGAACGCTACTTCCTGGCCCGTACCCGGCAGGAGCCGACCTGGACGGGCGGGGGGACGGAGCTGGAGCGCCGCAGCCTGATGGCCCTGCGCTGGTGGACCTGCGCGGAACTGCTGGCGACCCGTGAGACGGTGTATCCGACCAGGCTCGCCGGGCTGCTGCGCACGCTGCTCGACGAGGGCCCCCCGAGCTCGCCGGTGCTCCTGGAGACCGAGCGCGCCTGA
- a CDS encoding DUF2469 domain-containing protein, whose product MSAEDLEKYETEMELKLYREYRDVVGLFKYVIETERRFYLTNDYEMQVHSVQGEVFFEVSMADAWVWDMYRPARFVKQVRVLTFKDVNIEELNKSDLDLPGT is encoded by the coding sequence ATGAGCGCCGAGGACCTCGAGAAGTACGAGACCGAGATGGAGCTGAAGCTCTACCGGGAGTACCGCGACGTCGTCGGTCTGTTCAAATACGTGATCGAGACCGAGCGGCGTTTCTACCTCACCAACGACTACGAGATGCAGGTGCACTCGGTCCAGGGCGAGGTGTTCTTCGAGGTGTCCATGGCGGACGCCTGGGTGTGGGACATGTACCGCCCGGCCCGCTTCGTGAAGCAGGTGCGGGTGCTCACGTTCAAGGACGTGAACATCGAGGAGCTCAACAAGAGCGACCTCGACCTGCCGGGCACCTGA
- a CDS encoding YraN family protein, with amino-acid sequence MNARGGLGRYGEDLAARRLTEAGMTVLARNWRCRDGEVDIVAMDGDALVICEVKTRREGPYEHPMGAVTPAKADRLRRLAGRWLEQHEGVPPGGVRIDLVGVRVPGRGAPVVEHAKGVA; translated from the coding sequence ATGAACGCCCGAGGGGGGCTCGGCAGGTACGGGGAGGATCTCGCCGCGCGCCGGCTGACGGAGGCCGGGATGACCGTGCTGGCCCGCAACTGGCGGTGCCGGGACGGCGAGGTCGACATCGTGGCGATGGACGGGGACGCCCTCGTCATCTGCGAGGTGAAGACCCGGCGCGAGGGGCCGTACGAACACCCGATGGGGGCGGTCACCCCGGCCAAGGCGGACCGCCTGCGCCGGCTCGCCGGACGGTGGCTGGAGCAGCACGAGGGCGTGCCGCCGGGCGGGGTGCGGATCGATCTGGTGGGCGTGAGGGTGCCCGGCAGGGGTGCGCCTGTCGTGGAGCACGCCAAGGGGGTGGCCTGA
- a CDS encoding YifB family Mg chelatase-like AAA ATPase: protein MGFARTCSVALVGVEGVVVEVQADLEPGVAAFTLVGLPDKSLVESRDRVRAAVVNSGCEWPQKKLTVGLSPASVPKSGSGFDLAVAVAVLGAAEAVAPAAIADLVMIGELGLDGGVRPVRGVLPAVLAAAEAGYRQVVVPERTAAEAALVPGVSVLGVRSLRQLVALLTDAPVPEEEPLRAGRPDPTLAGLLVPGAGVGSGLASGGRAAGGDGPDLADVAGQHTARLALEVAAAGRHHLLLSGPPGAGKTMLAERLPAILPPLSRQESLEVTAVHSVAGMLPPGEPLVATAPYCAPHHSATMQSLVGGGNGLPRPGAVSLAHRGVLFLDEAPEFSTKALDALRQPLESGHVVVARTAGVVRLPARFLMVLAANPCPCGRHTLHGTGCECPASVIRRYQARLSGPLLDRVDLRVEVEPVRRAELLGGGGPGEPTADVAGRVARARQRAVTRLAGTPWTANSEVPGHELRTRWRPAPGALAAAERDLERGLLTARGLDRVLRVAWTLADLMGHERPDAADVALALELRTGIARGAPLPPRPAAPVPAPAAVVGSEP, encoded by the coding sequence ATGGGTTTCGCCCGTACGTGCTCGGTGGCCCTGGTGGGGGTCGAGGGCGTGGTCGTCGAGGTGCAGGCCGACCTGGAGCCCGGGGTGGCGGCCTTCACGCTGGTGGGGCTGCCGGACAAGTCCCTGGTGGAGAGCCGGGACCGGGTGCGGGCCGCGGTGGTGAACTCCGGCTGCGAGTGGCCGCAGAAGAAGCTGACCGTGGGGCTGAGCCCGGCCTCGGTCCCCAAGAGCGGTTCCGGCTTCGACTTGGCGGTGGCGGTGGCGGTGCTCGGCGCCGCGGAGGCCGTCGCGCCCGCGGCCATCGCCGACCTGGTGATGATCGGTGAGCTGGGCCTGGACGGCGGGGTGCGTCCGGTGCGCGGTGTCCTGCCGGCCGTCCTCGCCGCCGCCGAGGCCGGCTACCGCCAGGTCGTCGTGCCGGAGCGGACCGCGGCGGAGGCCGCGCTGGTGCCCGGCGTCTCGGTGCTGGGGGTGCGCAGCCTGCGGCAGCTCGTCGCGCTGCTCACCGACGCCCCGGTGCCGGAGGAGGAGCCCCTGCGTGCGGGCCGTCCGGACCCGACGCTCGCGGGGCTGCTGGTGCCCGGCGCCGGAGTGGGCAGCGGCCTGGCCTCCGGCGGCCGGGCGGCCGGCGGGGACGGGCCGGACCTCGCGGACGTGGCGGGGCAGCACACCGCGCGGCTCGCCCTGGAGGTCGCCGCGGCCGGCCGCCACCACCTGCTGCTCTCCGGGCCGCCGGGGGCGGGCAAGACCATGCTCGCCGAGCGGCTGCCGGCGATCCTTCCGCCGCTCAGCCGGCAGGAGTCCCTGGAGGTGACGGCGGTCCACTCGGTGGCGGGCATGCTGCCGCCCGGCGAGCCGCTGGTGGCGACGGCGCCCTACTGCGCGCCGCACCACTCCGCGACGATGCAGTCCCTGGTCGGCGGCGGCAACGGCCTGCCCAGACCCGGCGCGGTCTCGCTGGCCCACCGTGGAGTGCTTTTTCTGGACGAAGCGCCTGAATTCAGCACTAAAGCCCTGGACGCCCTGCGCCAGCCGCTGGAGTCGGGGCACGTCGTGGTGGCGCGCACGGCCGGCGTGGTGCGGCTGCCCGCACGGTTCCTGATGGTGCTCGCCGCCAATCCGTGCCCCTGCGGGCGGCACACCCTCCACGGCACTGGTTGTGAGTGCCCCGCGTCGGTGATCCGCAGATATCAGGCCCGGCTCTCCGGTCCGCTGCTGGACCGGGTGGATCTGCGGGTGGAGGTCGAGCCTGTGCGGCGCGCCGAACTGCTGGGCGGGGGCGGGCCCGGGGAGCCGACGGCGGACGTCGCCGGACGCGTCGCGCGGGCCAGGCAACGGGCCGTCACCCGGCTGGCGGGTACGCCCTGGACCGCCAACAGCGAGGTCCCGGGCCATGAGCTGCGCACCCGCTGGCGGCCCGCGCCCGGCGCGCTCGCCGCCGCCGAGCGCGACCTGGAGCGTGGCCTGCTGACGGCCCGTGGGCTGGACCGGGTGCTGCGGGTCGCCTGGACCCTCGCCGACCTCATGGGACACGAGCGGCCCGACGCGGCCGACGTGGCGCTGGCCCTTGAGCTGCGCACCGGGATCGCCCGGGGCGCGCCGCTTCCGCCGCGGCCGGCCGCCCCGGTGCCGGCGCCGGCCGCGGTGGTGGGGTCCGAGCCGTGA
- the dprA gene encoding DNA-processing protein DprA, translating into MTGVVSEGERLARAALTRLTEPGDEAVGRWLRQLGPVDLMRGLTGAGPPPAGARADRLAGCRARAAGLDPAGDLAAAARLGGRFLCPGDHEWPTQLDDLGDARPVGLWVRGSPDVRRWALRSVAVVGARACTGYGSHVAATLGAGLAERGWVVVSGAAYGVDGAAHRGALAAGGATVAVLASGIDVPYPRGHAELLGRVGEQGLVLAELPPGGHPTRSRFVLRNRVIAALTRGTVVVEAELRSGSLVTARRAIELGRHTMGVPGPVTSGLSAGVHELLREGASLVTGAADVIELVGSIGDLAPERRGPVVPRDLLDADAARVLEAVPGRGGAGVAAVAREAGTGAERALAKLYELQALGFVERLGDLWQLADASSTSDTPKPPGRRPGARRGGA; encoded by the coding sequence GTGACCGGGGTGGTGAGCGAGGGGGAACGGCTCGCCCGGGCCGCCCTGACCCGGCTGACCGAGCCGGGTGACGAGGCCGTGGGGCGATGGCTGCGGCAGCTGGGGCCGGTGGACCTGATGCGCGGACTGACCGGGGCCGGGCCGCCGCCGGCGGGAGCGCGGGCGGACCGCCTCGCGGGCTGCCGGGCCCGGGCCGCCGGCCTCGACCCGGCCGGTGACCTCGCCGCGGCCGCCCGGCTCGGAGGGCGTTTCCTGTGTCCGGGTGACCACGAGTGGCCCACCCAGCTGGACGACCTTGGGGACGCCCGCCCCGTCGGGCTGTGGGTGCGGGGGAGCCCCGACGTGCGGCGGTGGGCGCTGCGCTCGGTCGCCGTGGTGGGCGCCCGTGCCTGCACCGGGTACGGCTCGCACGTCGCCGCCACCCTCGGCGCGGGGCTCGCGGAGCGCGGCTGGGTGGTGGTCTCCGGCGCCGCGTACGGGGTCGACGGGGCGGCGCACCGCGGGGCGCTGGCCGCGGGCGGGGCGACGGTGGCCGTGCTGGCGTCGGGGATCGACGTGCCCTATCCCCGCGGACACGCGGAGTTGCTCGGCCGTGTCGGGGAACAGGGTCTGGTCCTGGCCGAGTTGCCACCGGGCGGTCATCCCACCAGGAGCCGGTTCGTCCTGCGCAACCGCGTCATCGCCGCGTTGACGCGCGGAACGGTGGTCGTGGAGGCGGAGCTGCGCAGCGGCTCGCTCGTCACGGCCCGCCGGGCGATCGAGCTGGGCCGGCACACCATGGGTGTGCCCGGGCCGGTCACGTCCGGGCTCTCCGCGGGGGTGCACGAACTGCTGCGCGAGGGGGCGAGCCTGGTGACCGGCGCCGCCGACGTCATCGAACTGGTCGGCAGCATCGGGGACCTCGCCCCGGAGCGGCGGGGACCCGTCGTGCCCAGGGATCTGCTGGATGCGGACGCGGCCCGGGTGCTGGAGGCCGTGCCCGGCCGGGGCGGCGCGGGCGTCGCGGCGGTCGCCCGCGAGGCGGGCACGGGGGCGGAGCGCGCGCTCGCCAAACTGTACGAACTCCAGGCGCTGGGCTTCGTGGAACGACTGGGCGATCTCTGGCAGTTGGCTGACGCGTCGTCAACATCCGACACCCCCAAGCCCCCCGGACGACGCCCCGGTGCGCGGCGAGGCGGTGCTTGA